In Magnetococcus sp. PR-3, one DNA window encodes the following:
- a CDS encoding cold-shock protein, producing MSQRETGTVKWFNDDKGFGFIARENDNGDVFVHHSAIGGTGFKSLKEGQRVEFTVVDGRKGPACEDVVAI from the coding sequence ATGTCTCAACGCGAAACCGGTACTGTAAAGTGGTTTAATGACGACAAAGGCTTCGGCTTTATTGCTCGTGAAAATGACAATGGCGATGTCTTCGTCCACCACTCTGCCATTGGTGGCACGGGTTTCAAGTCCCTGAAAGAAGGTCAGCGTGTGGAGTTCACCGTTGTCGATGGTCGTAAAGGACCTGCCTGTGAAGATGTTGTCGCTATCTAA
- a CDS encoding YaiI/YqxD family protein, whose amino-acid sequence MLQAYITFLPPEALIMPITLYVDADACPVKDEIARVAQRHKITAIMVSNSWMRFPQSPYVEAQIVESGLDKADDWIAEQSGPTDVVITADIPLAERCLKKGAQVMGHNGKAFDEESIGMAMAMRDLNAQLRDMGEISGGNPSFQKKDRSRFLNTLENTIQGIKRRL is encoded by the coding sequence ATGCTACAGGCGTACATTACCTTTTTACCGCCTGAGGCCTTGATCATGCCCATTACTCTTTATGTGGATGCCGATGCGTGTCCTGTCAAAGATGAAATTGCCCGCGTTGCCCAACGCCATAAAATCACCGCAATCATGGTTAGTAACAGCTGGATGCGCTTTCCGCAATCCCCTTATGTTGAAGCTCAAATTGTAGAGTCGGGTTTAGATAAAGCCGATGACTGGATTGCCGAACAATCTGGACCAACAGATGTGGTGATTACAGCGGATATTCCCCTGGCTGAACGTTGCCTTAAAAAAGGAGCTCAGGTTATGGGGCACAATGGTAAAGCTTTTGATGAGGAGAGCATTGGCATGGCAATGGCGATGCGAGATCTGAACGCCCAACTTAGAGATATGGGTGAAATCTCAGGAGGAAATCCGAGTTTTCAGAAAAAAGATCGAAGTCGCTTTCTTAATACGCTTGAAAACACCATCCAAGGGATTAAGCGCCGCCTGTAA
- a CDS encoding STAS domain-containing protein → MDISMKVKGDNSNTVVLTMPSRVKFRVWKEFMGSYEELIGDRKVEFDMQQVVHIDSAGIGMLLWAREQYGQNEMLHITNCQPKLRHLLTIADMQKLFVIT, encoded by the coding sequence ATGGATATCAGCATGAAAGTTAAAGGGGATAACAGCAACACGGTTGTCCTGACAATGCCAAGTAGAGTCAAATTCAGGGTCTGGAAGGAGTTTATGGGCAGCTATGAAGAGCTGATCGGTGACCGCAAAGTCGAATTTGATATGCAACAGGTTGTGCATATTGATAGCGCTGGAATTGGTATGCTTTTATGGGCACGGGAACAGTATGGGCAGAATGAAATGCTCCACATTACCAACTGCCAACCCAAGCTGCGTCATCTTTTGACCATTGCTGATATGCAGAAGCTATTTGTCATTACCTAA